CCCGGCTGCAGCGCGAGGTCCAGCTGGACAACCCCAATGTCAGCCTGGAAGAGACGATGGTGGCGATGCAGAAGGCCCAGGTCGGCTTTCAGGCCACCCTGCAGGTGCGCAACCGCCTGGTCTCGGCGTATTCCGAGATCATGAATATGCAAGTCTGACCAAGACCGCCCCCTGTGGCCATCGCGCGCACTAGGCCAACCGATCAGCTTTTCTTCAGCAGGCGCTGACGCTTCTGCGTCTGGTCGATGTAGAGCTGCAGCGCGCGTTCGGCGCCGTGGGGCAGTTGGGAAAAGGCACAGCCCAGGCGCAGGCCGTCGTTTGACTCACTCAGGTGCTGCAGGCGCAGCTCAGCCTGGAAATGGTTGTCGCGATCCAGCTCGATGCGCGCGCCGGCCAGCAGCTGGCCCGGGGCGGGGTGGGGCAGATCGGGTGGCAGGCGCATCGCCAGGCCGCTGACGCTCAGGTCCAGCACGCGCAGCTGCAGGGCCATATCGGGGAAGTCGGGATGCTGCAGCAGCACGCGCGGAAACAGCGCGCCCAGCGGCTGCACGCGGAAGGCCTGACGGCGCTGGAAGCGGAACAGCCGGTCGGGCCAGGGCGCGCGCAGGGTGCTCAAGGTCGGGCCCTGCACCAGCACCAGCGGCGCCAGCTCGAACTCCAGGCGGATCTGGTCCAGATAGGCCACCGCCATCACCTCCGGGCTGTCCAGCAGCGGCTGCAGCTGGGCCGGGCCGCCCAGCGCCTCCAGGCCCAGCGCCTGCTGGGCCGGGTCCAGGTTCCAGAGCCGGGTGGCGAGCGTGTCGCCCCGTGGGGTGCTCAGCTGCAGATCGATCTGCCGCGCCAGCAGCTGGCGCAGCCAGGACTCGATCTCGGTCTCGGTCTCGACGCGGAAGTCGTCGAGCCGCGGTTCAATCGTCGTGGTCATGCGGGGCAGGTGCCCGACCGAGGCCGGGCGGCGATGGCGTCAATGCACCATTTTGCTCTTGCCGGTCAGCACCTGGTCCAGATCTTCCAGCCAGGGTTCGGCCAGATGGCGGATCTCGGCGTCGTTCAGCAGGATGCGCTGCATGATGCGGGTCTTCAGCTGGGTCTCCTCGGGCGCCAGCTGGTCGCGCGAGGCGGCATGCTTGAGCTGGGAGATCAGCAGCACGCAGGCCCCTTCGAGCTTGACCACTTCATCCCAGTTGCCGGACCGGGCGGC
This genomic stretch from Roseateles sp. DAIF2 harbors:
- a CDS encoding flagellar protein FliT, producing MNTHLLSYYEAIEQASADMLSAARSGNWDEVVKLEGACVLLISQLKHAASRDQLAPEETQLKTRIMQRILLNDAEIRHLAEPWLEDLDQVLTGKSKMVH
- a CDS encoding flagellar brake protein, with product MTTTIEPRLDDFRVETETEIESWLRQLLARQIDLQLSTPRGDTLATRLWNLDPAQQALGLEALGGPAQLQPLLDSPEVMAVAYLDQIRLEFELAPLVLVQGPTLSTLRAPWPDRLFRFQRRQAFRVQPLGALFPRVLLQHPDFPDMALQLRVLDLSVSGLAMRLPPDLPHPAPGQLLAGARIELDRDNHFQAELRLQHLSESNDGLRLGCAFSQLPHGAERALQLYIDQTQKRQRLLKKS